The following coding sequences lie in one Actinomyces capricornis genomic window:
- a CDS encoding AAA family ATPase, with amino-acid sequence MLRFLRLENWKSYYEPVEFSMVATRERRHGERLAAMRRSRILPVAAVYGANASGKSTLVDGLEALRNLVLDARPVGGALRMTPHLIKGRQEPTVFTIEFVAPDGSIQEHVFLYEVVADRRRIHRESLVLVKSQSEEVVFEREGDEIELYGDLVENRRAQAYRTVVAPNETFLGVLGVDGDTPVAVARRWFEQCLTIIRPGSEYVHLPARLDADEMFAQAMNEGLTRADTGISRLDLEDMRVNALSLKAEQIDALIEMLQDEGGTVVIGTGDRDWALLSLSEEGEPMARRLVTLHEVETGPGEEERASFRLHLREESDGTQRFMNLLPVLFQLRKEDARGVFVIDELENSMHPRLTQEFIRSFLDGLDAHDRRQLIFTTHEIQLMRSDLLRRDEIWVADKVDGDSRLTRVSDFAGIGVRKDADLLSFYMSGRIGGVPRI; translated from the coding sequence ATGCTGCGGTTCCTGCGCCTGGAGAACTGGAAGTCCTACTATGAGCCGGTCGAGTTCAGCATGGTCGCGACGCGTGAGCGGCGTCATGGGGAGCGGCTGGCTGCGATGCGGCGCTCCCGCATCCTGCCTGTGGCGGCGGTCTACGGGGCGAACGCCTCTGGCAAGTCCACGCTTGTCGATGGTTTGGAGGCACTGCGGAACCTGGTGCTTGATGCCCGTCCGGTGGGGGGAGCCCTGCGCATGACGCCGCACCTGATCAAGGGCAGGCAGGAGCCCACCGTCTTCACCATCGAGTTCGTCGCGCCGGACGGCTCGATTCAGGAGCACGTCTTCCTCTACGAGGTTGTTGCTGATCGGAGGCGGATTCACCGCGAGTCCCTCGTCTTGGTGAAGTCCCAGAGCGAAGAGGTCGTCTTTGAGCGGGAGGGGGACGAGATCGAGCTCTACGGCGACCTCGTGGAGAACCGCCGGGCGCAGGCCTATCGGACGGTCGTGGCGCCCAACGAGACCTTCCTGGGGGTCCTCGGGGTCGACGGCGATACTCCGGTTGCAGTCGCCCGACGGTGGTTCGAGCAGTGCCTGACGATCATTCGTCCGGGATCGGAGTACGTCCATCTTCCGGCGCGCCTCGATGCTGATGAGATGTTCGCCCAGGCGATGAATGAGGGGCTGACGCGAGCGGATACGGGAATCTCGAGACTGGATCTCGAGGACATGAGGGTCAATGCGCTCTCGCTCAAGGCGGAGCAGATCGATGCCCTCATCGAGATGCTGCAGGACGAGGGGGGCACTGTCGTCATCGGCACGGGGGATAGGGACTGGGCGCTCCTGTCCCTGTCCGAGGAGGGCGAGCCGATGGCCAGGCGACTGGTGACCCTCCATGAGGTGGAGACCGGTCCCGGCGAGGAGGAGCGCGCCTCTTTCCGGCTGCACCTGCGCGAGGAGTCCGACGGCACCCAGCGTTTCATGAACCTCCTGCCGGTTCTCTTCCAATTGCGCAAGGAGGACGCCCGTGGTGTCTTTGTCATCGACGAGTTGGAGAACTCCATGCACCCGAGGCTGACGCAGGAGTTCATCCGCTCCTTCCTCGATGGGCTCGATGCGCACGATCGGCGCCAGCTCATCTTCACCACCCATGAGATCCAGCTCATGCGCTCCGATCTGCTGCGACGTGACGAGATCTGGGTGGCGGACAAGGTGGATGGGGACTCCAGGCTGACCCGGGTCTCCGACTTCGCCGGTATCGGGGTGCGCAAGGACGCTGATCTGCTGTCCTTCTACATGTCGGGGCGGATCGGCGGGGTGCCGAGGATCTGA
- a CDS encoding carbohydrate ABC transporter permease, translated as MRISRTERTISYLVLALFALQALLPVAYIIILALGSERVGDDSWGHVENLATAWERGRFSQYMANSVTVALIVVSAALVLSLMSGYVLGILRPRGSDALFYVFLVGIMVPSEAIVLPLFFDLRAVGLIDTIWAVALPQIAQSLAFGTFWMRAFFRGVDPSILEAARLDGAGDLRILWSVLLPLGRPAVMTQIVLTFMWTWNDFLIPLVMSPSGTVRTAPLGLAFFQGQYTQGSTLLAAGAVLVALPVVVLYLLLQRQFISGITEGAVKG; from the coding sequence ATGAGGATCTCCCGCACCGAGAGGACCATCAGCTACCTCGTCCTGGCCCTCTTCGCCCTCCAGGCGCTCCTCCCGGTGGCCTACATCATCATCCTGGCCCTGGGCTCGGAGCGGGTCGGCGACGACTCGTGGGGGCACGTGGAGAACCTCGCCACCGCCTGGGAGCGGGGGCGGTTCTCCCAGTACATGGCGAACTCCGTGACCGTGGCCCTCATCGTGGTCAGCGCCGCCCTGGTCCTGTCCCTCATGAGCGGCTACGTCCTGGGCATCCTCCGGCCCCGCGGCTCCGATGCCCTGTTCTACGTCTTCCTGGTGGGCATCATGGTGCCCTCCGAGGCGATCGTCCTGCCGCTGTTCTTCGACCTGCGCGCCGTGGGCCTCATCGACACCATCTGGGCGGTGGCGCTGCCGCAGATCGCCCAGTCCCTGGCCTTCGGCACCTTCTGGATGCGGGCCTTCTTCCGCGGCGTGGACCCCTCCATCCTGGAGGCCGCCCGTCTCGACGGCGCCGGTGACCTGCGCATCCTGTGGTCGGTGCTGCTGCCCCTGGGGCGACCCGCCGTCATGACCCAGATCGTCCTGACCTTCATGTGGACCTGGAACGACTTCCTCATCCCCCTGGTCATGTCCCCCTCGGGCACGGTGCGCACCGCGCCCCTGGGGCTGGCCTTCTTCCAGGGCCAGTACACGCAGGGCTCCACCCTCCTGGCCGCCGGAGCGGTCCTCGTGGCACTGCCCGTGGTCGTGCTCTACCTGCTCCTCCAGCGCCAGTTCATCTCCGGCATCACCGAGGGCGCCGTCAAGGGGTGA
- a CDS encoding radical SAM protein — MQNIIKPLYVVWETTTLCNLGCVHCYSNSDSRHPRELTTQEAKDLIDQLQDLGTIILAMSGGEPLFRRDWEEVSEYAASAGLLVGIGTSGWAINAVMARRIRDAGITRCTVSIDGVTAPVHERMRPRPGSFDRAVTAVKHLKDAGIRTIVGFTPTLLNIEDAFRMIDFAADLGADAVNLSEFVPTGRGTRTLSPSRDQLRDIIRYWATEKNRRSDIEVFWHDCRVGEFLAPEEKGKYIGCGAASVLCRITVDGKVAPCVTLPIEAGDLREQSLKDIWDNAPIMRKLRNRSNIRGNCAGCELIDSYGGCRAMALAWTGDPFQGDPMCWIRPPEGRTLLELIH, encoded by the coding sequence ATGCAGAACATTATCAAACCTCTATATGTCGTCTGGGAAACAACGACTCTTTGCAATTTGGGTTGTGTGCATTGCTACTCGAACTCGGATTCCCGGCACCCGCGCGAACTCACGACACAAGAAGCGAAGGACCTCATTGACCAGCTGCAAGACCTAGGCACTATCATCCTGGCTATGAGCGGAGGTGAGCCCCTTTTTCGGCGAGACTGGGAAGAAGTGTCAGAATACGCTGCCTCCGCAGGTTTGCTAGTAGGAATAGGGACCAGCGGGTGGGCGATTAATGCGGTGATGGCGAGAAGGATCAGAGATGCCGGGATCACCAGGTGCACAGTTAGCATCGACGGCGTAACCGCACCTGTTCATGAACGCATGCGACCGAGACCAGGCTCATTCGATCGGGCCGTTACAGCAGTAAAGCACCTCAAGGACGCAGGTATTCGGACTATTGTCGGCTTTACGCCGACGCTTCTGAACATCGAAGATGCGTTCCGCATGATAGATTTCGCTGCAGATCTTGGTGCTGATGCAGTTAACCTCTCAGAGTTCGTGCCTACAGGACGAGGAACTCGGACTCTTAGTCCTTCGAGAGATCAACTCAGAGACATAATTAGGTACTGGGCTACCGAGAAGAATCGACGAAGCGATATCGAGGTATTCTGGCATGACTGCCGAGTCGGTGAGTTTCTTGCACCTGAGGAGAAAGGAAAATACATCGGATGTGGCGCAGCGAGTGTATTATGTAGGATCACCGTCGATGGCAAAGTGGCACCCTGTGTTACATTGCCTATAGAGGCTGGTGATCTGAGGGAGCAGAGCTTGAAAGATATCTGGGATAATGCGCCCATTATGCGCAAACTTCGCAATCGCAGCAATATTCGCGGGAATTGCGCTGGATGTGAGTTAATCGATTCTTATGGCGGATGTAGGGCGATGGCACTAGCGTGGACCGGAGATCCGTTTCAAGGAGATCCGATGTGCTGGATCCGCCCGCCAGAGGGCCGAACACTTTTAGAGTTGATTCACTAG
- a CDS encoding NAD(P)H-dependent oxidoreductase: protein MSRKNERTLIIYAHPYEGSFNHAVLEAATTALDKAGRPYDVIDLYADGFDPRYTTEELALFGEGGTTDPLVTRYQDLIDSATRLIIIAPIWWSELPGVLKGFVDKVMKHNWAYTATRTGIKGRLTHIREVLVLTTSTAPTWFLKRLAGNAINGVFLGSVMKQLGMGRRRWVNYGKVDKGGASRRKKHLRRVARLARG from the coding sequence ATGAGCCGCAAGAACGAGCGCACCCTCATCATCTACGCCCACCCCTACGAGGGGTCCTTCAACCACGCCGTGCTGGAGGCGGCCACCACCGCCCTGGACAAGGCCGGGCGCCCCTACGACGTCATCGACCTCTACGCCGATGGCTTCGACCCCCGCTACACCACCGAGGAGCTGGCGCTGTTCGGGGAGGGCGGCACCACGGACCCGCTGGTCACCCGCTACCAGGACCTCATCGACAGCGCCACGCGCCTCATCATCATCGCCCCCATCTGGTGGAGCGAGCTGCCCGGGGTGCTCAAGGGCTTCGTGGACAAGGTGATGAAGCACAACTGGGCCTACACGGCCACCCGCACGGGCATCAAGGGGCGCCTGACGCATATCAGGGAGGTCCTGGTGCTGACCACCTCGACCGCCCCCACCTGGTTCCTCAAGCGCCTGGCGGGCAATGCCATCAACGGGGTCTTCCTGGGGTCGGTGATGAAGCAGCTGGGCATGGGCAGGCGCCGGTGGGTCAACTACGGCAAGGTCGACAAGGGCGGGGCCTCCCGCCGCAAGAAGCACCTGCGGAGGGTGGCCCGCCTGGCGCGCGGCTGA
- a CDS encoding carbohydrate ABC transporter permease: MTTPVHFPTAGPRSRPTGRPAGRQLSTRTGRRIASLCLLAPPLLVYGLFMLYPLGRVLVLSLYQWDGLGTGTWAGLGNYVETFTDPRLLEAFGHALILIIFYAVLPLGIGLVLASLLTRARLRGIGFFRTAVFLPQVIAMVVLAVAWRRIYAPDGLINTALRAVGLEALTRTWLGDFSTALIAVGLIGTWVSTGLVTVLLMSGIARIPKDYYEAAILDGAGWWQRLRAVTIPGVRAEILVCLTLTIIAALKTFDLVYVTTSGGPGSATTVPSYEVYNHAFRLGQVGTASSLAVVLTAVIFLINLAINLLGERDR; the protein is encoded by the coding sequence ATGACCACCCCCGTCCACTTCCCCACCGCCGGCCCCCGCAGCCGGCCCACCGGCCGGCCCGCCGGCCGGCAGCTGTCCACACGCACCGGGCGCCGGATCGCCTCCCTGTGCCTGCTGGCACCGCCCCTGCTCGTCTACGGGCTGTTCATGCTCTACCCCCTGGGCCGCGTCCTGGTGCTGTCCCTCTACCAGTGGGACGGGCTGGGCACGGGGACCTGGGCGGGGCTGGGCAACTACGTGGAGACCTTCACCGACCCCCGGCTCCTGGAGGCCTTCGGCCACGCCCTCATCCTCATCATCTTCTACGCCGTCCTGCCCCTCGGCATCGGACTGGTGCTCGCCAGCCTCCTGACCCGGGCGCGCCTGCGCGGCATCGGCTTCTTCCGCACCGCCGTCTTCCTGCCCCAGGTCATCGCCATGGTCGTCCTGGCCGTGGCCTGGCGCCGGATCTACGCCCCCGACGGCCTGATCAACACCGCCCTGCGCGCGGTGGGCCTGGAGGCCCTGACCCGCACCTGGCTGGGCGACTTCTCCACCGCGCTCATCGCCGTCGGCCTCATCGGCACCTGGGTGAGCACCGGGCTGGTCACCGTGCTGCTCATGTCCGGGATCGCCCGCATCCCCAAGGACTACTACGAGGCCGCCATCCTGGATGGGGCCGGATGGTGGCAGCGCCTTCGGGCCGTGACCATCCCCGGGGTGCGCGCGGAGATCCTCGTATGCCTGACCCTGACCATCATCGCCGCCCTGAAGACCTTCGACCTGGTCTACGTCACCACCTCCGGGGGGCCGGGCTCGGCCACCACCGTGCCCTCCTACGAGGTCTACAACCACGCCTTCCGACTGGGGCAGGTGGGCACCGCCTCCTCCCTGGCCGTCGTGCTCACCGCCGTCATCTTCCTCATCAACCTGGCCATCAACCTCCTGGGGGAGCGCGACCGATGA
- a CDS encoding IS481 family transposase, giving the protein MTHANAPLTPEGRRRLAVLVVEQGWPVRRAAERFQVSPATASRWVGRYRAGQPMEDRSARPHHSPGRLARRTERRIIALRFNRRWGPHRIAYHLGLARSTVGRVLERYRMPRLAEVDRATGLAVRRPAPVRYEKSAPGQLVHVDIKKLGRIPDGGGWRAHGRGSAPALAADRAKTRTRRRGGPVGGYRYIHHAIDDYSRVVYSEILADQTQESAAGFFQRAKAFFEDLGITVGAVMTDNGACYRSRAFNQVLSAAGIKHRYTRPYQPQTNGKVERFNRTLQDEWAYAHTYTSQTQRETAYQAWLHHYNHHRPHTAINGQTPASRVHNLTGKYS; this is encoded by the coding sequence ATGACCCACGCTAACGCACCACTGACCCCTGAGGGGCGTCGTCGTCTTGCTGTCCTGGTGGTCGAGCAGGGATGGCCCGTGCGCCGGGCGGCTGAGCGCTTCCAGGTCTCGCCGGCCACCGCCAGCCGGTGGGTGGGCCGGTACCGGGCCGGCCAGCCCATGGAGGACCGCTCCGCCCGCCCCCACCACAGCCCAGGGCGGCTGGCAAGGCGCACTGAGCGGCGCATCATCGCCTTGAGGTTCAACCGCCGGTGGGGGCCCCACCGCATCGCCTACCACCTGGGCCTGGCACGCTCCACAGTAGGGCGGGTCCTGGAGCGCTACCGCATGCCCCGCCTGGCCGAGGTGGACCGGGCCACCGGGCTGGCGGTGCGCCGCCCTGCGCCGGTGCGTTACGAAAAGAGTGCCCCGGGCCAGTTGGTGCATGTCGATATCAAGAAGCTCGGCCGCATCCCCGACGGCGGGGGCTGGCGCGCTCACGGACGTGGCTCAGCGCCCGCCCTGGCCGCGGACCGCGCCAAGACCCGCACCCGCCGCCGGGGCGGCCCGGTCGGAGGCTACCGGTACATCCACCACGCGATAGACGACTACTCGCGTGTGGTCTACTCCGAGATCCTGGCCGACCAGACCCAGGAAAGTGCCGCGGGGTTCTTTCAGCGCGCCAAGGCGTTCTTCGAGGACCTGGGCATCACTGTCGGCGCTGTCATGACAGATAACGGGGCCTGCTACCGCTCACGGGCCTTTAACCAGGTCCTGTCCGCAGCCGGCATCAAGCACCGCTACACCCGTCCCTACCAGCCGCAGACCAACGGCAAGGTCGAGCGCTTCAACCGCACCCTGCAAGACGAGTGGGCCTACGCCCACACCTACACCAGCCAGACCCAGCGCGAGACCGCCTACCAGGCCTGGCTCCACCACTACAATCACCACCGACCCCACACCGCCATCAACGGCCAAACCCCCGCCAGCCGCGTTCACAACCTCACAGGGAAGTACAGCTAG
- a CDS encoding MFS transporter has translation MKRYKFSLPHQVYYLAAATLANSLGTFLLPFLPLYLKSLGNTEDVIGLTIACYGIGCLLSSLSAGWISDRIGRKPIIYVNLLISSALTGCIGFVANTVTLIIIVFAIGCCAGMSRPASTALVGDIVSEEMTAAAYGLLYWAGNAGFIIASLLGGFIATKSFLLLFLLDSATCMTALILLFYGLSSLHELPSVEKTSTKHSETSRRVTPLLFVILIAFFSWMVQTQAWTALPLTVNRYGYSAFDWGILSAINGAVVIICQPWVNVLVKNWGTTLSLGIGCLILGIGFSLTMALATLMAFILQTIFWSIGEILVATAGPAAVSQLTTSANRGRWMGYLAAAFSLASCTSSGGCERGGW, from the coding sequence ATGAAACGCTATAAATTTAGCCTACCGCACCAAGTATACTACTTGGCCGCCGCAACATTAGCCAACTCTCTCGGTACCTTCTTGCTGCCATTTCTTCCCCTATATCTTAAGTCGCTGGGAAATACTGAAGATGTAATCGGACTAACTATAGCATGTTACGGAATCGGCTGTCTTCTCTCGTCGCTCAGTGCCGGATGGATTTCTGACAGAATAGGTCGTAAGCCAATTATCTACGTCAATCTTCTTATTAGTTCCGCGTTAACGGGATGTATCGGTTTTGTAGCGAATACAGTCACACTGATTATCATTGTATTCGCTATTGGATGCTGTGCCGGGATGTCAAGACCAGCCTCCACTGCGCTAGTTGGAGACATTGTTTCAGAAGAAATGACTGCTGCTGCATACGGACTACTCTACTGGGCTGGAAATGCAGGATTCATTATCGCGTCTTTATTGGGGGGATTTATCGCTACTAAATCTTTCCTACTCCTATTCCTACTTGACTCAGCAACATGTATGACAGCCTTAATTTTGCTATTCTATGGTTTGTCATCGTTGCATGAATTACCTTCAGTTGAAAAAACGTCTACGAAGCATTCGGAGACGTCAAGGCGTGTAACGCCACTACTATTCGTTATTTTGATAGCATTCTTCTCGTGGATGGTCCAAACACAGGCATGGACGGCGCTTCCACTCACGGTTAATCGTTATGGATACAGCGCCTTTGACTGGGGAATACTCTCAGCAATAAATGGCGCTGTTGTGATCATCTGTCAGCCATGGGTCAACGTTCTCGTGAAGAATTGGGGGACTACGCTTTCGTTGGGAATCGGGTGTCTAATTCTAGGCATAGGCTTCTCGCTCACCATGGCGTTGGCTACTCTTATGGCCTTTATCCTGCAGACAATTTTCTGGTCTATAGGTGAAATACTCGTCGCAACAGCAGGTCCAGCGGCAGTATCCCAGTTGACAACCTCAGCGAATCGAGGCCGATGGATGGGATACTTAGCTGCCGCATTTTCGCTGGCTAGTTGTACTTCCTCGGGAGGTTGTGAACGGGGTGGGTGGTGA
- a CDS encoding radical SAM protein, giving the protein MYYTIRSYSERTKEALSEAIVSDVRNYRALSGTVSHAVSSIYFGGGTPSELNAKRISQLVQELRYSFPIADDVEITLETFPDLDTASVLRTYADAGITRISIGVQSLDIAVLEASRRPTTGLSRISELVDACHSTGLCVNIDLMYGLPIQDKASCLTTLNTIIDARPDHITHYRCVNGPYSAAFRLREIEVFDRMTSEELMKVDDEARDLLINRGFHEYAADHYAISTKSITIHECGEWMGESVLGLGPAAMSFMGNTLFKNAPNLGSYRKSMDTGRVIKPITLNQSDTARRTAILCLTKLLKIDLSILQDRYGEDAKGVCEEILRLHDLGHVKKNRPKCIYSASK; this is encoded by the coding sequence ATGTATTACACCATACGCTCCTATTCGGAGAGGACCAAAGAAGCGCTGTCAGAAGCGATAGTCAGCGATGTGAGAAACTATCGTGCTCTGAGCGGAACTGTTTCACACGCTGTGTCCAGCATATACTTTGGCGGTGGAACGCCCTCAGAACTTAACGCAAAAAGAATATCTCAGTTAGTGCAAGAACTTCGATATTCCTTCCCAATCGCAGATGATGTCGAGATCACTCTTGAAACGTTTCCAGACCTGGATACTGCGAGCGTACTTCGAACTTATGCCGACGCGGGAATTACGCGAATCAGTATCGGAGTACAAAGCCTCGATATTGCCGTTCTCGAGGCCAGTCGACGACCAACGACTGGTTTAAGTAGGATTTCGGAATTAGTCGATGCTTGTCACTCTACGGGACTGTGCGTGAATATTGATTTAATGTACGGTCTACCGATACAGGATAAAGCTAGTTGCTTGACCACACTGAATACTATCATCGATGCGCGGCCTGACCACATTACACATTATCGTTGCGTAAACGGCCCATATTCAGCGGCCTTCCGATTACGCGAAATAGAAGTGTTTGACCGTATGACATCAGAGGAACTGATGAAGGTTGATGATGAGGCGCGCGATTTACTAATCAATAGAGGATTCCATGAATACGCGGCGGATCATTACGCAATTAGCACTAAATCGATCACTATCCACGAATGCGGTGAATGGATGGGAGAATCAGTTTTAGGATTGGGGCCTGCTGCTATGTCATTTATGGGGAACACGCTTTTTAAGAATGCGCCAAATCTTGGTAGCTATCGCAAGAGTATGGATACTGGACGGGTTATAAAGCCAATCACGCTAAATCAGTCTGATACTGCGAGGCGGACCGCCATTCTTTGTTTAACTAAGTTACTGAAGATAGACTTGAGTATACTACAAGATAGATATGGTGAGGACGCTAAGGGAGTTTGTGAGGAGATTCTGCGATTGCATGATTTGGGACATGTTAAAAAAAACCGCCCCAAATGTATATACTCCGCATCGAAATGA
- a CDS encoding radical SAM/SPASM domain-containing protein: MSDYMPFHVVWALTNACNVKCIHCYAASKNRSPDELTTNEVLNHLELLARDGLLDVAFSGGEPLLVRSLECIAEKASDLGLTVGVGTNGWALTPKRAKSLAQAGVTRIQISLDGLAQTHDSIRGRKGLFEKSRKAIDNSKDAGITTKVCFTVHRLNWQELIPAFEYALSAGVDGFNLSQLVPTGRGNTEIDLDPHEWREILEWWDSARREHPSITMTTHLAQLAMVAPDLACNPLFQGCQAARGQGAISPTGDVYPCVVLPYSIGNLRKNSFKYLWNNSPTAVRLRDRNQLLGLCGKCVFRDKCGGCRATAYAVTGNLMATDPHCWINNQASCESAS; encoded by the coding sequence ATGAGCGATTACATGCCCTTTCATGTTGTCTGGGCATTGACTAATGCCTGCAACGTTAAGTGCATCCACTGCTATGCAGCATCCAAAAATAGATCGCCGGACGAATTAACGACCAATGAGGTTCTTAATCACCTTGAGTTGCTTGCTCGAGACGGTCTACTTGATGTAGCATTTAGCGGCGGAGAACCCCTCCTGGTCCGCAGCCTGGAATGTATTGCCGAAAAAGCGTCAGATCTTGGGCTCACCGTCGGCGTCGGAACCAACGGATGGGCGCTTACTCCCAAGAGAGCCAAGTCGTTGGCCCAAGCCGGAGTGACGCGAATTCAAATATCTCTCGATGGGCTCGCACAAACCCACGACTCAATACGCGGACGGAAAGGCCTATTCGAAAAATCTCGCAAAGCGATCGACAATAGCAAGGATGCCGGAATAACAACGAAGGTCTGCTTCACGGTACATCGATTGAACTGGCAGGAATTAATTCCTGCATTTGAATATGCATTATCTGCAGGGGTTGACGGGTTCAATTTATCACAATTAGTTCCGACAGGCCGAGGGAACACTGAAATCGACCTGGATCCACATGAATGGCGAGAGATCTTGGAATGGTGGGATTCCGCCCGGCGTGAGCACCCGTCGATTACCATGACTACCCACCTCGCTCAGTTGGCCATGGTGGCCCCTGATCTAGCCTGCAATCCGCTCTTCCAAGGGTGTCAGGCCGCGCGAGGACAGGGCGCAATTTCTCCGACAGGTGACGTTTATCCCTGCGTCGTACTTCCGTACAGTATTGGCAACTTACGAAAGAACTCTTTCAAATACCTCTGGAACAACTCTCCCACTGCAGTTAGATTACGAGACCGGAACCAATTGCTGGGACTTTGTGGCAAGTGCGTTTTCCGCGACAAATGCGGCGGCTGCCGTGCGACAGCATATGCAGTCACCGGAAATTTGATGGCTACTGACCCTCACTGCTGGATCAATAATCAAGCAAGTTGTGAGTCTGCATCATGA
- a CDS encoding TetR/AcrR family transcriptional regulator translates to MTLVLDRRSTDTRERLIAAALELIDSQGWPAVTLAGVARACGVTTPACYKHFASKTGLFQAALRQLSTSLGRRAAGSLQEDPAESLLAIGLLLVELAEDHPHLFEFNQLSPVAIAAMADPDAHHPLLATIRREVERLAATRGADPDPLHLIIWSCLQGYTQLIAAGATTADPEFMRRALHAAITIGDHP, encoded by the coding sequence GTGACCCTCGTCCTGGACCGCCGCAGCACAGACACGCGTGAGCGGCTCATCGCAGCGGCCCTGGAGCTCATCGACTCCCAGGGCTGGCCAGCGGTCACCCTGGCCGGGGTGGCCCGCGCCTGCGGGGTGACCACGCCCGCCTGCTACAAGCACTTCGCCTCCAAGACCGGCCTCTTCCAGGCCGCCCTGAGGCAGCTGTCCACCAGCCTGGGCCGCCGCGCCGCGGGCTCCCTCCAGGAGGACCCCGCCGAGTCCCTGCTGGCGATCGGCCTGCTCCTGGTCGAGCTCGCCGAGGACCACCCGCACCTGTTCGAGTTCAACCAGCTCAGCCCCGTGGCCATCGCCGCCATGGCCGACCCCGACGCCCACCACCCGCTGCTGGCCACCATACGCCGCGAGGTGGAGCGCCTCGCCGCGACGAGAGGAGCCGACCCCGACCCCCTCCACCTCATCATCTGGTCCTGCCTCCAGGGCTACACCCAGCTCATCGCGGCAGGGGCCACCACCGCGGACCCGGAGTTCATGCGCCGGGCGCTGCACGCCGCCATCACGATAGGAGATCATCCATGA
- a CDS encoding DNA alkylation repair protein — protein MSRASLSPDRLAELNGGGESRTLAEILAISHSRLLAAVLPEAPEGLRDAARGADSLGILARMRAMGRALHAHMGPQALGSLAGHASDTVRGWAVFAQAAAWEERQESITGVLASVRGAADDPHFGVREWAWLAARPQLAGSLDEAVAALVPWTADPSERIRRFASESLRPRGVWAPHIPELKEDPERGRALLEPLRADASRYVQDSVANWINDAAKTRPDWASDLCRQWLSQEPGPATRRIVARGQRSLRR, from the coding sequence ATGAGCCGTGCCTCGTTGAGCCCCGACAGACTCGCGGAGCTCAACGGCGGCGGCGAGTCGCGAACCCTTGCCGAGATCCTGGCGATCAGCCACTCCCGCCTGCTGGCGGCGGTCCTGCCCGAGGCCCCGGAAGGGCTCAGGGATGCTGCTCGGGGCGCCGACTCCCTGGGGATCCTGGCGCGCATGCGCGCCATGGGGCGGGCCCTGCACGCCCACATGGGGCCGCAGGCCCTCGGGTCCCTGGCGGGGCACGCCTCGGATACGGTGCGCGGCTGGGCCGTCTTCGCGCAGGCAGCGGCCTGGGAGGAGCGGCAGGAGTCGATCACGGGGGTCCTGGCCTCGGTGCGCGGTGCAGCCGACGACCCGCACTTCGGCGTCAGGGAGTGGGCCTGGCTGGCGGCGCGCCCGCAGCTGGCCGGCAGCCTGGACGAGGCCGTGGCCGCCCTGGTCCCCTGGACCGCCGACCCCTCGGAGCGGATCCGCCGCTTCGCGAGCGAGTCCCTGCGACCACGGGGCGTCTGGGCCCCACATATCCCCGAGCTCAAGGAGGACCCGGAGCGGGGGCGGGCGCTGCTGGAGCCGCTGCGGGCAGATGCGTCCCGCTACGTCCAGGACTCGGTGGCGAACTGGATCAACGACGCCGCCAAGACCCGCCCGGACTGGGCCAGCGACCTGTGCCGGCAGTGGCTGAGCCAGGAACCGGGCCCGGCGACCCGCCGGATCGTCGCACGGGGCCAGCGCTCACTGCGCCGCTGA